In the genome of Pontibacter actiniarum, the window TTTCCAGCGGGTTCTTGTCCAGCACGATCAGGTCGGCCAGCTTGCCTACCTCCAGCGAGCCCAGGTCCTTGTCCATGCCCAGGTACGCTGCCCCGTTGATCGTAGCTGACTGTAGAGCCTCCAGGTTTGTCATGCCGCCTTGCTGCAGCATCCAGAGCTCCCAGTGTGCCCCCAGGCCCTGCAACTGCCCGTGGGCGCCCAGGTTAACCTTCACGCCGCTGTCAGCCAGGGCCTTGGCAGCTTTGGAGGTGGCGATGTGCCCGTTTTCATACTCTTCGTCGGGCACCAGTGTAACCCGGCGTGAGCGGCCGTCTATAATAGAGCGTGGCGTAAACTTCAGCAGGCGCTCTTTGTCCCACACGTTGGTTTTCTGATACCAGTAGTACTCACCGGAGTTGCCGCCGTAGTTCACGATCAGGGTAGGTGTGTAGCCGACCTTGGTTGCCTTCCACAGCTCCGTCACGTCTTTGTATACGGGTGCTACCGGTATGTTGTGCTCTATGCCGGTGTGGCCATCCAGTACCATCGACATGTTGTGGAAGAAAGTGGAGCCTCCTTCCGGGTACACGCTCATGTCCAGCTCGCGGGCCGCCTCAATTACCTGCTGGCGCTGCTCGCGGCGTGGCTGGTTGTAGCTCTTTACAGAGAAACCACCAACGGCCTTCAGGCGGCGCAGGTGTGAGCGGGCATCGTCCAGGCTGTTGATGACGGCCTTAAAGTTTCCGTCAGCGCCGTACAGAATTGTGCCGGTAGAGTAAATACGCGGGCCTACCATTGCGCCCGACTTCACGGCCTCCGACTGGCTGAAGACCATCTCGGTGGTAGAAGAAGGGTCGTGGGTGGTGGTTACACCATAGGCAAGGTTGGCGTAGTAAGACCACTGCTTTTGCGGGCTCATGCCCAGGCGGAAGGTGCCTAAGTGTGCATGCACATCTACAATGCCCGGCATGATCGTTTTACCGTTGGCATCGATCACCTTGGCATCCTTCGGCACGTCCACGTCTTTGCCGACTGCCACAATGCGGTTGCCGTCTACGATGATGGTGCCGCCTTCTATTACCTCGTCACCTTTCATGGTAATGATGCGGGCATTGGTGAAGGCTACTTTGCCTTCCGGCACATCCGTTTGCAGCTCCAGCCCGATCTTTGTACCTGTGGTGTCGATGGTAGGCAGCTGGTCCGGAGCGCCGGGTACAAAGGCGAAGCGCTCTTTTAGCTCGTTAGAGAAGTACTCATCGCCCAGCACCCAGTTCACCTTTTTGCTGTCGGCAGACCAGTGGATGCTGGTGCCGGCGTCGCGGGTGAAGCGAGCAACCGGAACAGCCTTGGTGTCGGCGCTCAGGTCAAGGCCGCTTCCGTTGGCCGTGAAAGGAGCCACATAACCGTTAAACAGCTCCACAAAGGCTATCCATTTGTTGTCCGGGCTGGGGTAGAACTGGTCGGTGTACTTCGAAGTATAATGCGTTTGCTCGTTCTTCCCGTTCAGGTCCACGCTCTTGAAAGCATACTTGTCGCCCTCGCTGCCCGTGAAGAACACGCGGTCTGAAGTGGCGTTGAAGAGCGGAGAGGAGCCTCGCTCCTGCACAAGGGTAGCCTTACCGCCGTCTGCAGGCATATAGTAGATACCCTGCTGCTTTCCGTGCGCATAGCCCATGTGGTTGTTGCCACCGTCTTTGCTGTACACAATGTACTTGCCGTTTGGAGAGAAGGTAGGCTCTGTATAAAAGCCCTTATCAGCGGTGAGCCTGGCAGGCTTTGCGTTCTTCCTGCGGATATCGAGCTTGTAAAGGGCTCCGTAACTGTCGTCGCTCCAGGTGGAGTACACAAGGTGCTTGCCGTCCGACGAAAAGGCAGGGTAAAACTCAAAGTCCTGGCTTTTGGTGATGCGCTCCGGCTTCCCGTTCGGCAGCTCCTTTTTATAGATGTGGCCGGCGGCATTAAACACCAGCGTCTTTCCGTCGGGAGAGGTAACGGCGTGGCGAATGGCCTTGGCGGTAAATTGCTTTGGCGAAACGCCGCCGTCTTTGCTGTGGTCGTGGCGGACGGCGTCGGCCACATAGTGGGTTGCCGTTGCCTCAAAAGGAATGTTGCTTACCTTTTGCGTGGCTACGTCAATTTTGTTGATCTTTCCATCGGCCCAGAACACCAGGTGTTTGTTGTCCGGTGTCCAGGAGAAGTACGGGTACACGCCGAAAATAGCCCATGCTTCCTGTTGATCGTGGTTCAGTTTATCGTAAATCGGCCACTGCTCGCCTGTCTGCAGGTCATGCACAAACAGCACCGACTTGGTGCGCACGCGACGCACAAAGGCCATGTACTTTCCGTCGCGGCTCAGGACCGGGCGCACGGCCCCTCCATTACCCGTGATTACGTTCTCTATCTCCCCGGTATAGCGGTCTACGCGGCGGATCACGTAGATTTGGCCGTTGGGGTCCTTGTTATACTCGAAAGTGGAGCCCCCGCTCATGTCTTCGGAGTAGTACACATACTTGCCGTCCGGCGAGGCGAAAGGCTCCCCGGCGTCCTGCTGGTCGTTTTTGCGCTTGGTGAGCTGCACGCCAGTGCCGCCTGTGCGGTGGTACATCCACATTTCGCCGGCGCCCAGGGAGCGGGTGTTGGTAAAGTGCTTCCGGGCCACAATGTACTCACCGTCCGGTGTCCAGACCGCGTTGTTCAGCAGGCGAAAGCTTTCGTTGGTAATCTGCTTGGCATCAGAGCCGTCGCGCTTCATGATCCAGATGTTATCCCCGCCACCTGCATCCGAGGTAAAGGAAATATACTGGCCGTTCGGGCTGAAGCGCGGCTGTACCTCGTAAGGGCGACCGGTGCGGAGCAGCTTTGCTTTGCCGCCGGCGAAAGGCATGATGTAGATATCGCCGAGCATGTCAAAAACGATCTCTTTGCCGTCCGGGCTCACGTCTACGCTCATCCAGGTACCTTCATTGGTCGTGATGCTTACCTCTTTCTGTGGCCCGTGTGCGGCGTCCACCTTCCATTTAGCGTCTTCTTTTTTGTCCTGGGCCTGTGCCGCGCTGTAAGGGAGCGCCAGCGCCGCCGCCAGGAATATACTCAGATAAGTGCGTTTATTCATGAGTAGAGTAGGAGTTAGGTTAGTTGAGCCTCTAAGTTAAGGATTTAGTGCTTTGGGAGAAACATTGTTTGCCTGTTTGGCCGCTGCTATAAACAAGAAGCAGCAGCCCCGGCTCAGATAACGAAGGGCTGCTGCTTATGTACTGCGTGCTTTACGGTGGCAGTGGGCGGGATAAGCTTAAAGTGCCGGGAATTTGTCCTGCGGCGGCTTCTCCTGTAGTTGCTCCAGGGCGGCTGCCGCTGAGTGCACGGGTAGCAGGCAGGTGTGGTTGTGGCAGACGTAGAAGGTGGTTTTGCCCTGTATGGCCGTTCTGTCCTGGAGCAGCGGTAGCTTGCTGCCCCCCTCCAGGCTTCCCGCCTGAATCATGTTGGGCAGGTAAAAAGAGCTGAGCTCCGCGCGCATGGCCGGTGCTTTCGGCCCTACAATGGCGACTTCGGCTGTGGGTGTAAGCTTGTGGAAGTACAGCGTTGCCCAGTTGCTCAGGTGCGAGGGCTCTTTGACCACGAGGTCTTTCATCCGCGCCAGCATCTTGTCAGACAGCTCCGTGTAGCGTTCCTCCCCAAAGTATAAACCCAGAATGTGCAGGTTAAGGGCCGTTACGGAGTTGGAAGACGGAATGACGTTGTCAAAGACCTCCTTCTTGCGGGCGATGAGCCTCTCTGCGTTTTTGTCTGTGAAATAGAACATGCCTTCCGCCTTATCAAAGAAGTTCGCCAGGGTATAGTCCGTGAGGTCCTTTGCCTCCTGTACCCACTGTTCGTCAAAGGTTACCTCATAGAGGCGGATAAAGGCCTGGGCCAGCAGCGCGTAGTCCTCCAGAAACCCGTCAATGGTGGCATGGCCTTTTTTATAGTTTCGGTAAAGTTTGTCGCCTTGCCGGAGCTTATCAAGTATAAAATGGGCGTTCTGCAGGGCCAGGTCCAAAAAGCGCTTGTTGCCGAAAACGTAGTAGGCGTCGGCCAGCCCTTTCAGCATCAGGGCATTCCAGGAAGTAAGGATTTTGTCGTCCAGGCCTGGGCGCACCCGCTTGGCGCGTACTTTCAGCAGCTTTTCTTTCCAGGTCTGCACCATGTCCTGTAGCACATCCAGCTCCAGCTCGTTTTCCCTGGCAAACTCTTCGTCGGACATGCGGCGGTGCAGGATGTTGCGCCCATGTTCAAAGTTGCCGGCGGCAGTGGCATGGTAGTACTTGGAAAACAAAGGCTCTTCTGTGCCCAGTATCTTGTGCAGCTCATCCTTGGTGAAAGTATAGAAGCGGCCTTCCTCTCCTTCACTGTCTGCATCCAGAGAGGAGTAAAAGCCTCCTTCCCTGCTCATCAGCTCACGCTCCACAAATCCGATCGTCTCATACACCACGTCATGGTACAGTGTTTCGTGTGTTGCCTGGTACGCCTCCGCATACAGGCTGATAAGCTGCCCGTTGTCGTAGAGCATCTTTTCGAAGTGCGGCACCAGCCACTCTGTGTCCACGGAATAGCGGGCAAAGCCTCCGCCTACCTGATCGTAGATACCGCCGTACGCCATCTCGCGCAGCGTACGGTGCAGGTGTTCCAGTGCCTGCTCATCCCGGGTATGGTGGTGGTAGCGCAGCAGGAAGAGGTAGTTTGTTGGCATCGGAAACTTTGGGGCGGGGGAGAGGCCGCCGTGCTTTTTGTCAAAGTGGGTGCTGAAGTTGTAAAACATCAGCCTGAAGTCCTCCTCACGCACCTGCAGCGTACCCTGCTTCAGCCCGTACTTATCTAACTCGCTCTGGCGGAGATGCTGCACGAACTGCGCCGCAGAGCTGTCCAGCTCCGCACGGTTAGACTCATAGGCCTCGGCCACGTTTTGCAGCAGGCGCATCCACTGTTGCGGCTGAAAGTAGGTGCCGCCGTAGAAGGGCTGCGCCTCCGGGTTCAGGATAACGTTGAGTGGCCAGCCTCCCTGCAGCCCCATGGCCTGCACCGCATCCATGTACACGGCGTCTACATCTGGGCGCTCCTCCCGGTCTACCTTAACGCAAACGAAGTGCTTGTTCATGATGGCGGCCACCTTTGGGTTCTCGAAAGACTGGTGCTCCATCACGTGGCACCAGTGGCAGGCGGCGTAGCCAATGCTGACGATGATCGGTTTATCCTCCTGCTTTGCCTTCTGCAGTGCTTCCTCCCCCCAAGGGTACCAGTCTACCGGGTTGTAGGCGTGCTGCAGGAGGTAGGGGCTGCTTTCATGTATGAGTCGGTTGGGTTGTTTGTCTACTGCCATAGTCGTACGTGTTTTCGGTGAGTGAGACAAGGGCTAAGGTTGCGCAAGGCTTCATGCGGCCACGGTGCAGACGCACAGGGTTGCGCTGGCCTGTTTTGCGCCCGATGCTTCCCTTGCCTGCACTAAGGTAGAAGTATAAAAAGCTGGAGGCTTCTTGTGTGCGCAGTACCCTTATCTTCCTTTTCTTACGGACAGGGCTGGTAAAAGTAGTAGACAGGCACGCGGGGCTACGGCGTTAACTGCTGTTGCAGCGCCTTTGTTTCTGCACTGGCACTGATGCCGTAGGTGCGTTCCAGTGTCTGGATCTGCTCCAACGTGTTTCTCACGAAGCTTTGGTGTGCTGCTGTGTATGGGTGGAAAGGCCGGTGTGCCACTGCCCGCTGCACTTTTGCCCATCGGCCCATAAACTGCCTGAACTCCGGGGCGTAAAAGGCATCTACAAACTTTTGCCAGATATAGTCTTCTGCCAGGGGCGTGGGGTGCAGCATGTCCTCCTTGTAAAAGCGGTAGTCGCGCAGGTCATCCATCATCATCTCATAAGCCGGGAAATACAGCACATCCTCATGCGCCTCCTGCAGTTGGTGGCTCAGCACCCGCAGCAGCGATTTGCTGACACTGTTCACCGGAATGGTTTCTTTGGTGTGGCGTACAGGGCTGACCGTCAGGAGCACCTTCAGCGTTGGGTTCTCCGCCTTCAGGAGCTGGTATGTCTCCTCAAAGGCAGCCTGCATCTCCTCGAGGGGCAGCAGCTCGCGCACAAAGTTGGCGGCGGGTAACTTGTGGCAGTTGGCGACAAGCTTGCCGCTTTGCTTCAGGCGGTAAGACACGGCGGTGCCAAGGGTTATAATCAGGAGGGACGCCTGCCGCAGGTAACTCCTGCATTGCGCCTGCCGCTCCTGCACGGTCTGTAACAGTGCTTCTTTGCTTTGGCTGGAAAGGGAGGAGTGAAGGTCGTAGGCATACCAGACCCCGTTTTGTGCTACCAGGTTATCCTTAAAGCTGTAGGGCTTGCCCAGCGCTGACTGCAGCAGCAGGCAAACGGAGACAGGGTTGAAGATGGTGCCGAAGGGGTTGACAAGAACATCCACTTTGTTTTGGTGCAATTTGCTGCCGATCACTTCGGCAAAGCAGGAGCCCATGGTCAGCACCTGCTGCTTTAGCGTTAGGTTAAGGTCTGCGGGGGATACCTGTACTTCGGTTCGGAACATATTCGAGCGCTTTTTCTTTGGTTTATACGGCAATATGGCGAAAAAAAAGCGTCCTGCCGTTTGGGCAGGACGCTTAGAGTAGTAGTCTTCTTGGTGTGCTTATTCAGCAACTACTGTGAAGTTTACCTGGTGCTTCACTTCTTTGTGCAGGTTCAGCGTAGCAGTGTAATCGCCAGCAGTTTTCACATCCTGGTCGAAAGAGATACGCTTACGGTCTACATCAAATCCTTTTGCCTTCAGAGCCTCTGAAAGCTGGTTAGTAGTTACAGAACCGAAAATTTTGCCGGTTTCACCCACTTTAGCAGGAAGCTCAAGCGTGATAGCACCGATGCTGTTAGCCAGCTCCTGTGCATCGTTCTGGATCTTCTCAGCTTTGTGCGCAGCCTGGCGGATGTTTTCAGCTACAACTTTTCTGCTAGACTTGTCAGCGATAACAGCCAGACCCTGTGGGATCAGGTAGTTACGGCCGTAGCCTGGTTTAACCTCAACAATGTCGTTCTTGTAGCCAAGGCCTTTAACGTCGTCTTTAAGTATTACTTCCATCGTTAGCCCTCCTTATTTTAAAGAATCCGTTACATAAGGTAAAATCGCAAGGTGTCTTGCTCTGGCAACCGCCTGAGACACTTTACGCTGGAACTTCAGGCTAGTACCTGTAAGTCTTCTAGGAAGGATCTTACCCTGCTCGTTCACGAACTTCAGCAGGAAGTTACCATCTTTGTAGTCGATATACTTGATACCGCTCTTCTTGAAACGGCAGTATTTC includes:
- the rpsR gene encoding 30S ribosomal protein S18 gives rise to the protein MSLVNERVHKQENRQKYCRFKKSGIKYIDYKDGNFLLKFVNEQGKILPRRLTGTSLKFQRKVSQAVARARHLAILPYVTDSLK
- a CDS encoding thioredoxin domain-containing protein, which gives rise to MAVDKQPNRLIHESSPYLLQHAYNPVDWYPWGEEALQKAKQEDKPIIVSIGYAACHWCHVMEHQSFENPKVAAIMNKHFVCVKVDREERPDVDAVYMDAVQAMGLQGGWPLNVILNPEAQPFYGGTYFQPQQWMRLLQNVAEAYESNRAELDSSAAQFVQHLRQSELDKYGLKQGTLQVREEDFRLMFYNFSTHFDKKHGGLSPAPKFPMPTNYLFLLRYHHHTRDEQALEHLHRTLREMAYGGIYDQVGGGFARYSVDTEWLVPHFEKMLYDNGQLISLYAEAYQATHETLYHDVVYETIGFVERELMSREGGFYSSLDADSEGEEGRFYTFTKDELHKILGTEEPLFSKYYHATAAGNFEHGRNILHRRMSDEEFARENELELDVLQDMVQTWKEKLLKVRAKRVRPGLDDKILTSWNALMLKGLADAYYVFGNKRFLDLALQNAHFILDKLRQGDKLYRNYKKGHATIDGFLEDYALLAQAFIRLYEVTFDEQWVQEAKDLTDYTLANFFDKAEGMFYFTDKNAERLIARKKEVFDNVIPSSNSVTALNLHILGLYFGEERYTELSDKMLARMKDLVVKEPSHLSNWATLYFHKLTPTAEVAIVGPKAPAMRAELSSFYLPNMIQAGSLEGGSKLPLLQDRTAIQGKTTFYVCHNHTCLLPVHSAAAALEQLQEKPPQDKFPAL
- a CDS encoding GSCFA domain-containing protein, coding for MFRTEVQVSPADLNLTLKQQVLTMGSCFAEVIGSKLHQNKVDVLVNPFGTIFNPVSVCLLLQSALGKPYSFKDNLVAQNGVWYAYDLHSSLSSQSKEALLQTVQERQAQCRSYLRQASLLIITLGTAVSYRLKQSGKLVANCHKLPAANFVRELLPLEEMQAAFEETYQLLKAENPTLKVLLTVSPVRHTKETIPVNSVSKSLLRVLSHQLQEAHEDVLYFPAYEMMMDDLRDYRFYKEDMLHPTPLAEDYIWQKFVDAFYAPEFRQFMGRWAKVQRAVAHRPFHPYTAAHQSFVRNTLEQIQTLERTYGISASAETKALQQQLTP
- a CDS encoding amidohydrolase family protein → MNKRTYLSIFLAAALALPYSAAQAQDKKEDAKWKVDAAHGPQKEVSITTNEGTWMSVDVSPDGKEIVFDMLGDIYIMPFAGGKAKLLRTGRPYEVQPRFSPNGQYISFTSDAGGGDNIWIMKRDGSDAKQITNESFRLLNNAVWTPDGEYIVARKHFTNTRSLGAGEMWMYHRTGGTGVQLTKRKNDQQDAGEPFASPDGKYVYYSEDMSGGSTFEYNKDPNGQIYVIRRVDRYTGEIENVITGNGGAVRPVLSRDGKYMAFVRRVRTKSVLFVHDLQTGEQWPIYDKLNHDQQEAWAIFGVYPYFSWTPDNKHLVFWADGKINKIDVATQKVSNIPFEATATHYVADAVRHDHSKDGGVSPKQFTAKAIRHAVTSPDGKTLVFNAAGHIYKKELPNGKPERITKSQDFEFYPAFSSDGKHLVYSTWSDDSYGALYKLDIRRKNAKPARLTADKGFYTEPTFSPNGKYIVYSKDGGNNHMGYAHGKQQGIYYMPADGGKATLVQERGSSPLFNATSDRVFFTGSEGDKYAFKSVDLNGKNEQTHYTSKYTDQFYPSPDNKWIAFVELFNGYVAPFTANGSGLDLSADTKAVPVARFTRDAGTSIHWSADSKKVNWVLGDEYFSNELKERFAFVPGAPDQLPTIDTTGTKIGLELQTDVPEGKVAFTNARIITMKGDEVIEGGTIIVDGNRIVAVGKDVDVPKDAKVIDANGKTIMPGIVDVHAHLGTFRLGMSPQKQWSYYANLAYGVTTTHDPSSTTEMVFSQSEAVKSGAMVGPRIYSTGTILYGADGNFKAVINSLDDARSHLRRLKAVGGFSVKSYNQPRREQRQQVIEAARELDMSVYPEGGSTFFHNMSMVLDGHTGIEHNIPVAPVYKDVTELWKATKVGYTPTLIVNYGGNSGEYYWYQKTNVWDKERLLKFTPRSIIDGRSRRVTLVPDEEYENGHIATSKAAKALADSGVKVNLGAHGQLQGLGAHWELWMLQQGGMTNLEALQSATINGAAYLGMDKDLGSLEVGKLADLIVLDKNPLENIQNSEHVKYTMVNGRLYDAATMAEVGNYDKKPSKFWWENDKYATAFDWHEGTDTRFEGIAGEHCVCRH
- the rplI gene encoding 50S ribosomal protein L9; translated protein: MEVILKDDVKGLGYKNDIVEVKPGYGRNYLIPQGLAVIADKSSRKVVAENIRQAAHKAEKIQNDAQELANSIGAITLELPAKVGETGKIFGSVTTNQLSEALKAKGFDVDRKRISFDQDVKTAGDYTATLNLHKEVKHQVNFTVVAE